In Symphalangus syndactylus isolate Jambi chromosome 9, NHGRI_mSymSyn1-v2.1_pri, whole genome shotgun sequence, the genomic stretch AAGTCAGCTGGAAGATCCCTTCACTTCTGCTTCCATTGTCTCCCCTGCACTAAAGCACAAACTCTGAAATAAACGCCTTGTCTGGGAAATCTGCTTGGATCCCTGGTAAGTTTCATTACAAGGGGAGCCAAACAGCCTATGGTCTGTAACACCAAATGTATGTGAGCAACagcttttctcctctttctctctctaatttttttttctttttcttttcttttctttttttttttttagacacagagtctttctctgtcacccaggctggagtgcagtggcacaatctcggctcacagcaatctccatctcccagtttcaagctattctcctgtctcagcctcccgaatagctgggattacaggcacacaccaccacacctggctaatttttgtatttttaatagagacaggttttcaccatgttggccatgctggtctcgaactcctgacttcaagtgatctgcccatctcggcctcccaaaacgttgggattacaggtgtgagccaccatgccaggccttttctctttctcaatgTCAACTAAACAAAAaatcaggcttttaaaaaattaaggttaGTTTTTTGCAATCTTACTGAGGACTGTAACCAGGGAAAGTCTTTCACAGAGTTTGTTAAACTGCTCCAAAACAGAGTTTCagtacacatttatatatttatatttatatacagtttatataaaaacatttatatacaGTTAGTGGTGCCCCGCATGTGCTCAGAAGTTATatcaagctgggcgcggtggctcatgcctgcaatcccagcactttgggaggccaaagtgggcggatcagccgaggtcaggagttcgagaccagcctggccaacaaggtgaaactccgtctctactaaaaatacaataattagctgggcgtggtggcgtgcacctgtaatcccagctactcaggagactgaagcaggaggatcacttgaacccaggaggcagaggctgcagtgagccgagattgcaccactgtgctgtagcctgggcgacagagtgagactctgtttcaaaaaaaaataaaagttatatctAATGTGCTCAGAAGTTACAATAGAGCAAAATTTCACCAAGGCTATGTGTGAGGGTATCTCTAGTTACAGATTACAGaggcttggctgggcatggtgactcacgcctataatttcagcactttgggaggcccaggtgggaggatcgcttgagcccaggagttcaagaccagcctgggcaccacagcaacaccttgtctctgcaaaaaataaaaataaaaaaattaactgggcgtggtggcacgcgcctgtagtctcagctactcaggaggctgaggtggaaggagtgcctgaacccgggagttcaaggcctcagtgagctatgatcgagcccctgcactccagcctgggcaaccaagcgagatcctgtctcaaaaaaaaaaaaaaaaaagttatagcagCATAATAATTAATCCCGTCAGAGATTATGTACAGGAAGAGGCAGGGGCTAGGATCATTGAACTTGTCTTTTCTAAAAATGCAGTGATTCAGGCAAGAGAGGTGGAAacctgtgttctctctctctctttcccttcccagcTTATTGTTCAGGGCGTTATTGGAGAGGGCTGCGCTCAGTCACCGAGTCACGGCCTTTGTGAAATCCTGCTCGCAAGCAGAATGAGCAGATATGGTTCCTTAGGTTTACTCCTTTGTCTCACACTACGAAAGGGTCATTCATTGACAGAGGTGTATTTGCGGGGGGCCAGGTATAGAGTAATTCGATGGGGACAAAGGAGGCAGGTCCCAGTCTTCAGGGAGCTCAGTGACATGTTTGCGCTGTCTTATGTAAACAGGAGATTGTCAGAAATGGAGGAGGGGGCACCAGACCCAAGAAAGCGCCCAGACAAAGCCGGGAGGCGAAGAGAGCCGACGgggaggaggtgccgagagcatcAGCAGGGCTGCTCGGTGGCACGAAGACGCCCGCGGGGACTGGAGAGGTTGGCTAGGGCCAGGCTACTCAGGCACGGAGGGCCACCTCCCCTCCAGGGACATGAGCATCTAGCTGCATTGATTTGTTGTTAGGGTAAACGAAATGAAACCCCGCAGCTTTGATCACAATAACCCACGCCAGCCTCAGGCTAATGAATAGTCAGCAGGCTGCTTGCGCTTTGCAACCCCGCCTCCGTCCCCCTCTGCGGAGACTGCGTATGCGTCGCCGGCGCGCGGCTGTGTCGTCATACttgcgcgccgccgccgccgccgctcgcTGGGGAAATTGGAAGGCTGCCATGGCTTGCCCAGCCGCCTCCTCGGTGCGACCGCCGAGGCCCAAGAAAGAGCCGCAGACACTCGTCATTCCCAAGAATGCGGCAGAGGAGCAGAAGCTCAAGCTGGAGCGGCTCATGAAGAACCCGGTGAGACGAGGCCCGGGCTCCATGGCCCGTCCGAGGCCCACCCCCTTCCTCTGCAGCGCCTCTGGGTTCCCGCAGGTCCACCTTCCCCGCCTCCAAACTCAGAAACTCAGTATCCGACCCTCCCAGAGCAGTCTTTGggtagggggaggaggaggacgaggaggaggctGTCCCGGAGATAGTGAACTTCCCGTCTGTCCTTGTGTGAGAACCCAGCTTGAATCAAAGCACGGTGGAGCGGCTTCCCGTGCTCCAAGACCCCTTCTAGTTTAACTTTCTGTGAACAGAAAGCGTTGGACTGAAAAGGTAGAATTTGTGGGTTAGCAAAAGGGTATATTCTAAACAACACTGATCGTTAGACAGTGGCCGAGATGTTTGGAGCGGGTCACTCCTCTCCCGCCCACACCCGCTCCGGGCCTCGGTCCCCTCAATCATAAAAACAATTGAACGGGAACGTTCTTTATACCTTTAACTAGAAAAGCTTGACTCTTCTCCCCTAGTACTGTTAAAGTTGGCGGTTTCTAACTGGAAACTATGGCTTAGGTTTCTCACTGCTCTGGAAAGTGTAGCCCTGGGAAGGTGTGGACTGTGTTATACCCAAGAATACATAGGATGAAAAAAGCCACGACAGAGGGAAGAACACAAAATCAGCTCTGTGTCCAAGTAACAAAGCAATCCTGCTTCATTAGTCAATTAAAATTCTTTGGTCATAAGAGATGTAACttgggctgggcgctgtggctcctgcctgtaatctcagccctttgggaggccaggcgggaGGATGGTCTGAGGCCAGgaaggagtttaaggccagcctgggcaacatagtgggtccctgtctctacaaaaataaaaaaattgcctggtgtggtggtgcacgcctgtgagtCCTAACTACTATGGagactgaagcgggaggatcacttgagcccaggattcaaggctgcagtgaactctgattgcaccactgcactccagcctgaggaacacagcaagaacctgactctaaaaaaagagagagatgtaaTTTTGTCAACAGGTTTATACTTAGAAATGCTTTCATGTTTAAATGTTGCAGGACAAAGCAGTTCCAATTCCAGAGAAAATGAGTGAATGGGCACCTCGACCTCCCCCAGAATTTGTCCGAGATGTAATGGGtaatgtctttgtgtgtgtgtgtaaatataattttttaaggtagctataggccgggcgtggtggctcatgcctgtaatcccagcactttgggaggccgaggcgggcagatcatgaagtcaggagatcgaggccatcctggctaacacagtgaaaccccgtctctactaaaaatacacaaaaaaaatcagccggcatggtggcagacgcttgtagtcccagctacttgggaggctgaggcaggagaatggcgtgaacccgggaggcagagcttgcagtgagccgagatggcgccactgcactccagcctgggcgacagagtgagactccgtctcaaaaaaaaaaaaaaaaaggtagctatAAAAACCCTGTAGTTAGTATTTGTTAAATCTCTGATGAGGGGAAATGTTCACATGTTCAGTGTTTTGCTTTTACAATGATGGGGATATAgttgcttttatttgtttgttcgtttgatATCGGTAAATTTAGCTTAAGGGCTGTAGTTGCTTATGGTTTGGCACTGTAGAATTTTCTCCTGCAgtattgcatttttttgtttttgttttcttttggagacagagtctcactctgtcacccaggctggagtgcagtgacaccatctcggctcactgcagcctctgcctcccaggttcaagtgattctcctgcctcagcctcctgagtagctgggactacaggcccgcgccaccatgcctggctaattgttttatttttagtagagactgggtttcactatgttggccaggctggtcttggactcctgacctcaggtgatctgcccgcctcagcctcccaaagtgctaggattacagctgtgagccacagtgcccggccatcTCCTGCATTATTCTTAATAACGCATTGtggtttttttgtaaataaaaatagttttattattttgttggaTCATAAATTAACATATCTACAGGCATACCATGGAGATAGTGTGGGTTTAGTTCCAGGCAACCTAGTTAAAGTGAATGTCGCAATAAAGGGAATCATATAAATTATTTAGTTTCCCAGTGCACATACAAGTTTTCTTTATACTGTACTGTAGTTTAATGTGCAGTagcattatgtctttaaaaagcaacgtaggccgggcacggtggctcatgactataatcccaccactttgggagaccgaggcaggagaatcgctcgagttcgagaccagcctgggcaacatgggaagactcatctctactaaaaatgtaaaaattagccaggcatagtggtgcacgcctgtggtcccagctacttgggaggctgaggcaggaggatcgcttgagcccaggaggttgaggctccaatgagctgtgatcgcgccactgcactccatcttgggtgacagagcaagaccctgtctcaaaaaaaaaaaaaaaaaagctaaagaaaaaacacttttaCAAAAATATGATTGTTCTACATATACTACTTTGTAAGCACCTTTATTTCATTCAATGTATCATGGATGTCTTTTCAACTCACTAGAAATCTAGCATGTCAAATGTGAAATCATGGAGGAGGTGAGAAAGTCACTTAACCACAGTCTGCCCCTCCTGATACTGCATTTGAGTGGGATTTTTAGTGACTTCACATTCAACATTCATAGAACAAATAATTCGCAACATCTACAATATGCCAGGTACTGGACCAGTTCTGCATACAGTGGGGAGAAAGGAATGCATGTCCCTTCCACAacttctactttttgtttctttagtctCCTTCGATTAAGGGTGACCTGTGTTGGTAAGTGAATTTCATCTAGAACTGTGGACTGTTTTGGCTACAGGTTCAAGTGCTGGGGCTGGCAGTGGAGAGTTCCATGTGTACAGACATCTGCGCCGGAGAGAATACCAGCGACAGGACTACATGGATGCCATGGCTGAGAAGGTCAGTGAGCCAGAAAGCTGGCTGAGCCCCCATGTTTGGGCAGCATGCATGTACTGCCTTTAGAAGAAAGCATTtgaggaggctgggtgtggtgtctcaagcctgtaatcctagcactttagaaggctgaggcagggaatcacctgaggtcgggagtttgcgaatagcctgaccaacatggagaaaccctgtctctactaaaaatacaggtgcac encodes the following:
- the PRKRIP1 gene encoding PRKR-interacting protein 1; translated protein: MACPAASSVRPPRPKKEPQTLVIPKNAAEEQKLKLERLMKNPDKAVPIPEKMSEWAPRPPPEFVRDVMGSSAGAGSGEFHVYRHLRRREYQRQDYMDAMAEKQKLDAEFQKRLEKNKIAAEEQTAKRRKKRQKLKEKKLLAKKMKLEQKKQEGPGQPKEQGSSSSAEASGTEEEEEVPSFTMGR